The sequence GAGGGGCGGCCGGCGCGTCTGCGGTGGGGCGCAGGGTCGGCCGAGGGCGTGCTGACCGGCGCCGTCCGGGTCGGCTGCCCCCTTCTGTCGAGGGTGGCGTGCTGGTGGGTCCGTACGATCGCGGGTCGACGGAGGCCGGCCGGTCGAGGTCGCCGGCCGCGTCTTCTCCGCCCGGATGCCCGGAATATCCGGGCATCCGGGAGTTCATGGCGACGCACCGGGGCGGAAATGATCGCCGATCGCCTGGTCCTCTTCGAGGGTGGAAGCCAGAGCCCAGGCTCCACCCGGGCGGCCCTTCGTTGTCGACGCGATGCGCGTCCCCCCGTAGGGATCCTGAGGTGTCCGGACCGTCGTCAGGAGTCCTGGGCGCGGGCGCGGTGGGCGGCGGACTTGACGCGGCTCTGGCAGGCCGTGGAGCAGAACCGGCGGGTGCCGTTGCGGGAGACGTCTACGTAGGCGCGGTCGCAGGCGGGTGCGGAGCACATGCCGAGGCGGGCGGCGAAGTGGCTGCCGAGGGCGGCGGCGAGGCCGAGGGTGAGGCGGGCGGCCCAGTCGGAGGCTTCGTCGCCGGCGGTGCTGCGGTGGTAGAGGTGCCAGGGCTCGTCGCGGTGGCGTTCCAGGACGGGGAACGGGCGCAGTTGTGCCAGCAGGGTGTTGGCGGCCGCGACCGCTCCGTCCTGGTCGTCGGCCGCGAGGTGTTCGAAGACGGCGCGCAGCCCTGGGGCGAGGGCTGCCAGGCGGGTCGCGTCGGCGGTGCCGAGGGGGGTGGCGTGGCGGTCGGCCGCGTGCAGGAGGGCGTTGGTGCGCTCGGTCAGTTCGGCTTCCGGCGGGGGCTGGTAGGGACGGGTGCGGGACAGGCCCGGGGTCGCGAGGTTCACCAGGTCGGCGGCGCCCTGCACCATCGCGGTGTTGTGACTGTCGAAATCCACTTGACCGGTCACGCATCCCTTCGTCATAGTCATGACTGTCGAAAACAGAAACGACAGTAACGGAGTTCCGTGTCCGCCGCCACCGCCACCCCGCCCCGGGGCCGTTCGCGCCCCTCCACCTGGTCCCGCACGTCCGCCACCGGACGCGCGCTGCTCACCACCGTCCTGACCACCGGCGTCACCACCTTCATGTTCCTGCCCCTGCTCGCCCTGCACCTGAGTGCCACCGGCACCCCGGTGGGGCGGGTCGGGCTCCTGATCGGGCTGCTCTCGCTGTGCGGGCAGGGCTTCTCGGTGCTGTCCGGCCACCTCGTCGACCGCGTCGGTGCGCGGACCACCACCACCGCCGGCTTCGCCTGCCGCATCGTCGGCTACCTGCTGATATCCGCCGGGGGAGCGGCCCTGGTGCCGGGCATCGCGGCCGTCGGCATCGGCGGGTCACTGCTGGTGCTGTCCGTCAAGACCCGCTTGGTCATCGAGGCGGCGGCGCACGACGACACCCGCGGCATGCTCGCCCTGCGCTCGACCTTCGGCAACGTCGGCGTGGTCCTCGGGCCGGTCCTCGGGGCGGTCGCCTACCCGCTCGGCTTCGACGCGATCCTCGCTGCGGCCGTCCTGTCCCACCTCGGCCTCGGCTTCCACCTGACCTTCCTCGCCAAGGACGAGGCCGCGCAGGCACCGGCGGACCTCGCCTTCGCTCCCGCCGCCCCGGAACGGAAGCCGGACCCCGGACACACCGCCACCGCCCCCGGCCGGCGTGGACCGGCCGTCCTCTTCCTCGCCGCCGTCGCCTACTGGGCCCTCTACAGCCAGCTCAACGCGGTGATCCCGCTCACCGCCAGGGCCCTGACCGGCACCACCGTCGCCATCACGGTGGTCTTCACCCTCAACGGCGCCCTCGTCCTGCTGTTCCAGTACACGCTGCTACGCCGCTTCCTCGGACACCTGCCGCCCCGCACCCTGCTCACCGCCGGGTTCGCGGCCTTCGCCGTGGCCTACCTCGTCCTGCTGCCGCAGGCCGGCTGGCTGTCACTGCTGCTGTTCACCGTGCCCGCCACCCTCGCCGAGATGCTGATCGGACCGAGCCTCGACGAACTGGCCGTCACCACGGCCCCGCCCCGCCGGACCGGCCGTGCCCTGGGCCTGCTCGGCCTCGCGGGCGCGATCGGCTCGCCCCTGGGCGCGGGACTCGGCACCCACCTGCTCCAGAGCCTGCACGGCGGCCCCGCTGTCTGGCTCACCGTCACCACGGCCGCCGCCCTGGCCGCGGCCGCCTGCCTCCTGCTGCCCCGCCCCGCCCGCTGACCGCCGCGGGCCGTTGCGTGCTCGGTGTGCCCGCCAGTGCCGTTCCCGGTGCCGTTCTCGGTGCTGCGGCCGGTGTTGCGGCCGGGGTTGTGGCAGGGGTTCTCCCGGGCCGGGCCGGTGATTGTGACGCCCACGAGAACACCCGTGACGCGCACGTGAAGAGGTGCGCCCGTGCGCTCGCGGTGCGCCGCCCTGCGGCCGGGATTCCGGTGATCTGCTGTTCCTCGGCACCCGAGCACCCGAAGCGTCCGACGCGGGCACGTGCACGTCCTCCGTGCCCGCGTGATTCCTCATTGCCGTACGGAGGCCCCACCATGAAGAATTCCCTGACAGCTGCCGCGCTCGCGGCATTCACCGCGACGCTCCTCGCGACCACGGCAGCGGCTGCGGCTGCGGCCGCCGCCGTCCCCGGGACCGTGTCCGGCGACGGCGGCAACCGCATCGCCGTCCTCAGGGGCAACGGCACCGCCCTGGTGAAGGAGGGCGGTCTCGGCGCCCAGTGGACCAACGAGGCCGACGGCGTCAAGCAGACCGTCGTCGCGGGCAACCGCATCGGCGTCCTCAAGGACGACGGGTCGGTGCTCGTGAAGCAGGGCGGCCTCGGCGACCAGTGGGTCCTCGTTGCCGACAACGTCAAGCAGCTCGCGCTGTCCGGCGACCGCGTCGGCATCGTCAAGGGCGACGGTGTCGCCTATGTGAAGGAGGGTGCGCTCACCTCCCAGTGGACCCTGGAGGCCGACAACGTCAAGTCCCTCCAGCTCTCCGGTGCCCGGATCGGCGTGGTCAGGGGCAACGGTACGGCCCTGGTCAAGGAGGGCGGTCTCGGTGCCCAGTGGACCAACGAGGCGGACAACACCGTCCAGCTCGCGCTGTCCGGCAGCCGCATCGGCATCCTCAAGGGCGACGGCGTCGCCTATGTGAAGGAGGGTGCGCTCGCGTCCCAGTGGACCCTGGAGGCGGACAACACCGTCCAGTTGGAGCTCTCGCGCGACCGCATCGGTGTGCTGAGGGGTGACGGCACCGCGCT comes from Streptomyces sp. TLI_053 and encodes:
- a CDS encoding CGNR zinc finger domain-containing protein is translated as MTGQVDFDSHNTAMVQGAADLVNLATPGLSRTRPYQPPPEAELTERTNALLHAADRHATPLGTADATRLAALAPGLRAVFEHLAADDQDGAVAAANTLLAQLRPFPVLERHRDEPWHLYHRSTAGDEASDWAARLTLGLAAALGSHFAARLGMCSAPACDRAYVDVSRNGTRRFCSTACQSRVKSAAHRARAQDS
- a CDS encoding MFS transporter, which gives rise to MSAATATPPRGRSRPSTWSRTSATGRALLTTVLTTGVTTFMFLPLLALHLSATGTPVGRVGLLIGLLSLCGQGFSVLSGHLVDRVGARTTTTAGFACRIVGYLLISAGGAALVPGIAAVGIGGSLLVLSVKTRLVIEAAAHDDTRGMLALRSTFGNVGVVLGPVLGAVAYPLGFDAILAAAVLSHLGLGFHLTFLAKDEAAQAPADLAFAPAAPERKPDPGHTATAPGRRGPAVLFLAAVAYWALYSQLNAVIPLTARALTGTTVAITVVFTLNGALVLLFQYTLLRRFLGHLPPRTLLTAGFAAFAVAYLVLLPQAGWLSLLLFTVPATLAEMLIGPSLDELAVTTAPPRRTGRALGLLGLAGAIGSPLGAGLGTHLLQSLHGGPAVWLTVTTAAALAAAACLLLPRPAR
- a CDS encoding peptidase S1; the encoded protein is MKNSLTAAALAAFTATLLATTAAAAAAAAAVPGTVSGDGGNRIAVLRGNGTALVKEGGLGAQWTNEADGVKQTVVAGNRIGVLKDDGSVLVKQGGLGDQWVLVADNVKQLALSGDRVGIVKGDGVAYVKEGALTSQWTLEADNVKSLQLSGARIGVVRGNGTALVKEGGLGAQWTNEADNTVQLALSGSRIGILKGDGVAYVKEGALASQWTLEADNTVQLELSRDRIGVLRGDGTALVKEGGLGAQWTNEADNTVQLALSGSRIGILKAGGVAYVKEGALTSQWTLEADNVTELALS